In Candidatus Methanosphaera massiliense, the following are encoded in one genomic region:
- a CDS encoding Mur ligase family protein, which translates to MFKSCLVIGAGNAGRPVARLLNHIGVDVTISDSKTYDEFTNRRKEMLDILDKEGVTLNLGDKEQDISDYEAVFLAPTIPESAPIRKEVDNQSKIIVTRKIISDIVNDILDMDKIGITGSFGKTTTTDMLTHIFKAAGYKVYQCSSMKWNLVSEAIVDDIVRGEYKGADIAILELPHGTLGIMGELDLKIGVLTNLRPEHLCEFGGSMQKYVDRKACIVPASQLLVANSQCGDLLTYKREDTIYFNFENDEPSHTDKYVPIYDGFYDDDKYHIKINKNGEELETTIDIDTIAYYNYENLTAAIAASMTYGLSIDDVKKGINEFTGVGGRMEYLGKFNGVDAYYDASYGDQSVRQALEAIKDEYLIILYNSVDSTTIRDKSESGRVIGDYANMVIATGYVEITDTLNMNGAIELLSAIENDDVIKLAVCTIDEAAELAMKYAKPGDIIVHLGPGASNSYEQVKTRMLKGLKEGSKRYGNN; encoded by the coding sequence ATGTTTAAGTCATGCTTAGTAATAGGAGCAGGTAATGCTGGAAGACCAGTAGCTAGATTACTGAATCATATAGGGGTTGATGTAACAATCAGTGATTCAAAAACATACGATGAGTTTACTAATAGAAGAAAGGAAATGCTTGACATATTAGATAAAGAAGGAGTTACACTTAACCTAGGTGATAAAGAACAAGATATATCAGATTATGAAGCTGTATTTTTAGCACCGACAATACCTGAATCAGCACCTATCCGTAAAGAAGTTGATAATCAATCCAAAATTATAGTTACTAGAAAGATAATTAGTGATATTGTTAATGATATTCTTGACATGGATAAAATTGGTATTACAGGGTCATTTGGTAAAACAACTACAACAGACATGTTAACACATATCTTTAAAGCTGCAGGATATAAAGTATATCAGTGTTCATCTATGAAATGGAACCTAGTTAGTGAGGCTATAGTTGATGATATTGTTAGAGGGGAATATAAGGGAGCAGATATTGCTATACTAGAATTACCTCATGGGACATTAGGTATTATGGGTGAACTTGATCTAAAAATTGGAGTTTTAACTAATCTACGACCAGAACACTTATGCGAATTCGGAGGTTCAATGCAGAAATATGTTGATCGTAAAGCATGTATTGTACCAGCAAGTCAATTGTTAGTAGCTAACTCTCAATGTGGTGACTTATTAACATATAAACGTGAAGATACAATCTATTTTAACTTTGAAAATGATGAACCATCTCATACAGATAAATATGTTCCAATTTATGATGGATTCTATGATGACGATAAATATCATATTAAAATAAATAAGAATGGTGAAGAACTAGAAACCACTATTGATATTGATACAATAGCATATTATAATTATGAAAATCTTACAGCAGCAATAGCAGCAAGTATGACTTATGGATTATCAATAGATGATGTTAAAAAGGGAATTAATGAATTTACTGGAGTAGGTGGACGTATGGAGTACCTTGGTAAATTCAACGGTGTTGATGCATATTATGATGCATCTTATGGTGATCAAAGTGTAAGACAAGCATTAGAAGCCATAAAAGATGAATATCTTATAATATTATATAATTCTGTAGATTCAACAACAATACGAGACAAATCAGAAAGCGGCAGAGTAATAGGTGATTACGCTAACATGGTAATAGCAACAGGTTATGTTGAAATAACTGATACTCTCAATATGAATGGAGCAATAGAACTACTCAGTGCAATAGAAAATGATGATGTGATAAAACTAGCAGTATGCACTATAGATGAAGCAGCAGAGTTAGCAATGAAATATGCTAAACCAGGAGATATAATAGTTCACCTAGGTCCCGGTGCATCAAATTCATATGAGCAAGTAAAAACAAGAATGTTAAAAGGATTAAAAGAAGGAAGTAAACGTTATGGAAATAACTGA
- a CDS encoding ATP-grasp domain-containing protein — translation MKILFIGSRLFDDVSWYLKQEGITSIVTESNEHADNLDLADKKYIVPRGMDKPMEVAIKEDVDAVIPLIGIDPPLPEVGKMKDVLEKENDIPVIAASQYTATLAADKYSTKQLLQENNIKTPKFKHLNEPYNISSIEEELPIVLKTPEGQGGTGVKIALNREDIEEFVSSKNNIFTEEFIEGFEVSIEVLRWNNESVALCPVYKGDTTLKGTHPLKKIKQAPLNIQDIDNAEHNKELQVLAQKIADLVGVEGTMDIDILHDNTSNNDYIIELNTRPSGTRYMTAATTNIYPLCQLIDMAKGNWSAKNVKNSMKNYCSAELPVGDFPADKKIPATKKFDGDNSYIVHGPKHYQRVTIRAENRGNLNDLTYELVNNYANQNNIHFD, via the coding sequence ATGAAAATATTATTTATAGGGTCAAGATTATTTGATGACGTTTCATGGTATCTAAAACAAGAGGGTATAACATCTATTGTTACAGAGTCTAATGAACATGCAGACAACCTTGATTTAGCAGATAAAAAATATATTGTACCAAGAGGAATGGATAAACCAATGGAAGTAGCAATAAAAGAGGATGTAGATGCAGTAATTCCATTAATAGGGATTGACCCTCCACTACCAGAAGTAGGTAAAATGAAAGATGTCCTAGAAAAAGAAAATGATATTCCAGTAATAGCCGCTTCTCAATATACTGCAACATTAGCTGCTGATAAATATTCCACTAAACAATTATTACAGGAAAATAATATAAAAACACCAAAATTTAAGCATCTAAACGAACCTTATAATATTAGCAGTATTGAAGAGGAATTACCTATAGTATTAAAAACACCAGAAGGACAAGGTGGAACCGGTGTAAAAATAGCTCTTAATAGAGAGGATATTGAAGAATTTGTATCATCAAAAAATAATATTTTCACCGAAGAATTCATAGAAGGATTTGAAGTTTCAATAGAAGTGCTACGTTGGAATAATGAATCAGTAGCTTTATGTCCAGTATATAAAGGAGATACAACATTAAAAGGTACACATCCTCTAAAGAAAATTAAACAAGCTCCTTTAAATATTCAAGATATAGATAATGCAGAACATAACAAAGAATTACAGGTATTAGCTCAGAAAATAGCAGATTTAGTCGGTGTAGAAGGAACAATGGACATTGACATATTACATGATAACACTTCTAACAATGATTATATCATAGAATTAAATACAAGACCTAGTGGAACAAGATATATGACAGCAGCTACCACTAATATTTATCCATTATGTCAACTAATTGACATGGCAAAAGGCAACTGGTCTGCTAAAAATGTTAAAAATTCCATGAAAAACTATTGTTCTGCAGAATTACCTGTCGGAGATTTTCCTGCTGATAAAAAAATACCCGCTACAAAAAAATTTGATGGTGATAATTCTTATATTGTTCATGGTCCAAAACATTACCAAAGAGTTACAATTCGAGCAGAAAACAGAGGTAATCTGAACGATTTGACTTATGAACTTGTAAATAATTACGCTAATCAGAATAATATTCATTTTGATTGA
- a CDS encoding Mur ligase family protein translates to MNYSIKASELADKIDGVLYGPDIILSGKFTFLNKASLNDIVIRHKINDKGIEIAKNKGVSCLITQNPHDNAIEVAEKLDFTLIVTSHIEYATALALNESVKEFAGDALKIAITGTNGKSTTTHLLYTIFSDLGYNTYTNTDAESEGNTLIDPRVASELAEFYETKGEVEAIALEVSEVQGWDDRIMEDHCYQMMSALQPWAVIITNASMDHINLAGSFENLLYEISGAARTIRDMNKGLLVLNYEDKNIRKMSKIVEDTNSKVLFFGNYNPDNLLDISYKEGVGIYCKDELYVEEKELPFTSAHFIQDIMAALAVVTSLEDIKREDVIGSLRNYKPLARRFIRLKDSPVIIDDFAHNPSGIKLTIENGAKLGNNLFVVDAIRGSRGEDINREIAEALSEVLGDRDNYTLVLTCSVDVVNHLNTVLDSELKIFLDTLDKDNIQYTLIESLEEALINTINQASDDDVILLLGAQGMDPASDLLRKNNIIE, encoded by the coding sequence ATGAATTATAGTATTAAAGCATCAGAATTAGCAGATAAAATTGATGGAGTATTATATGGTCCAGATATTATTTTATCTGGTAAATTTACTTTTTTAAATAAAGCAAGTTTGAATGATATAGTTATCAGACATAAAATTAATGATAAAGGTATTGAAATTGCAAAAAATAAGGGAGTTTCTTGTTTAATAACACAGAATCCTCATGATAATGCTATAGAAGTAGCTGAAAAATTAGATTTTACATTAATTGTAACTAGTCATATAGAATATGCAACAGCACTAGCATTAAATGAAAGTGTTAAGGAATTTGCAGGTGATGCTCTAAAAATAGCAATTACTGGAACAAATGGTAAATCAACAACCACTCATCTTCTTTATACTATTTTTTCAGATTTAGGTTATAACACATATACTAATACTGATGCAGAATCAGAGGGTAATACACTTATTGATCCACGTGTGGCATCAGAATTAGCTGAATTTTATGAGACTAAAGGTGAAGTTGAGGCAATTGCCTTAGAAGTATCAGAAGTTCAAGGATGGGATGATAGAATAATGGAAGACCATTGTTATCAGATGATGAGTGCATTACAGCCATGGGCAGTAATAATAACAAATGCATCAATGGATCATATTAATTTAGCAGGTTCATTTGAAAATTTATTGTATGAAATATCCGGTGCAGCAAGAACTATTAGAGATATGAATAAAGGATTACTAGTTCTTAACTATGAGGATAAGAATATTCGTAAAATGAGTAAGATAGTAGAGGATACTAATAGTAAAGTATTATTTTTCGGAAATTATAACCCTGATAATTTACTTGATATCTCATATAAGGAAGGTGTTGGGATATACTGTAAAGACGAGTTATATGTAGAAGAAAAAGAGTTACCATTCACATCAGCACACTTTATACAGGATATTATGGCTGCATTAGCAGTTGTAACCTCATTAGAAGATATTAAAAGGGAAGACGTTATAGGATCCTTAAGAAATTATAAACCTTTAGCAAGACGTTTTATTAGATTAAAAGATTCACCAGTAATAATCGATGACTTTGCTCATAATCCTTCAGGAATTAAATTAACGATTGAAAATGGAGCTAAACTCGGTAACAATTTATTTGTTGTTGATGCAATTAGAGGTTCCAGAGGGGAGGATATTAACCGTGAAATAGCAGAGGCATTATCGGAAGTACTTGGAGATAGAGATAATTATACTCTTGTACTAACATGTAGTGTTGATGTAGTGAATCATTTAAATACAGTTCTTGATTCTGAACTAAAAATTTTCTTAGATACCTTAGATAAAGATAATATTCAATATACACTTATAGAATCCCTAGAAGAAGCATTAATAAATACAATTAACCAAGCATCAGATGATGATGTTATATTATTGTTAGGTGCACAGGGAATGGACCCTGCTAGCGATTTATTAAGAAAAAACAATATAATTGAATAA
- the hycI gene encoding hydrogenase maturation peptidase HycI: MISKQTSEDLSNFLKDYDNLLILGIGNTLRGDDGLGPLTLDILYDKLTKVTDKNTDNIYLLNAGTAPENHTIEIRKLKPSHIIIIDAVEFDTTPGSIIKIEKEQIDTFNLSTHTMPISFIINFIEETVGSTFFTIGIQPKDMTLVNVISDEVKESIEELTDLLVEIV; encoded by the coding sequence ATAATATCCAAGCAAACATCAGAAGACTTAAGTAATTTTCTAAAAGATTATGATAACTTATTAATACTAGGTATAGGTAATACATTAAGAGGTGATGATGGATTAGGACCATTAACATTAGATATATTGTATGATAAACTAACAAAAGTAACTGATAAAAATACAGACAATATTTATCTCTTAAATGCAGGAACAGCTCCTGAAAATCATACGATAGAAATAAGAAAACTAAAACCATCACATATAATAATTATAGATGCTGTAGAATTTGATACAACACCGGGATCAATAATTAAAATAGAGAAGGAGCAAATTGATACATTTAATTTATCAACTCACACTATGCCCATATCCTTTATAATAAATTTTATCGAAGAAACAGTGGGAAGTACTTTTTTCACTATTGGAATACAACCAAAAGACATGACTTTAGTTAACGTGATTTCAGATGAAGTAAAAGAAAGTATTGAAGAGCTTACAGATTTATTAGTAGAAATTGTTTAA
- a CDS encoding 50S ribosomal protein L11 methyltransferase, with protein MTYYDDLINDNKRVESFKKAINRLSHGVVYDLGTGSGILAQFASNNAIKVFAIEQNPFILKHTKENFSENKNIKLIETDATQYVFTEKPDVIICEMLDTALIDEEQVPVINNAHKYITDSTIFIPKAVYTTVQLISTNINHITYYEDNLPKYESLSDELKYQRVNFSELINENVEKNIKITTTNSGKINAIKLTTYTIITDDIILEPTPMLNPPLLIPVDEIDVTAGEKIIININYVMGGGLNNIQANIRRLK; from the coding sequence ATGACATATTATGATGATTTAATTAATGATAATAAGAGAGTAGAATCATTTAAAAAAGCTATCAATAGATTATCACATGGAGTAGTTTATGATTTAGGAACGGGATCAGGTATATTAGCGCAATTTGCATCAAATAATGCTATAAAAGTATTTGCAATAGAACAAAATCCATTCATATTAAAACATACAAAAGAAAATTTCTCAGAAAATAAAAACATTAAATTAATAGAAACGGATGCAACACAGTATGTATTTACAGAGAAACCTGATGTAATAATTTGTGAAATGTTAGATACTGCATTAATTGATGAAGAACAAGTACCTGTAATTAATAATGCTCATAAATATATCACTGATTCAACAATATTCATACCTAAAGCAGTATATACAACAGTACAGTTAATATCAACAAATATTAATCATATAACCTATTATGAAGATAATCTTCCAAAATACGAATCATTATCTGATGAATTAAAATATCAGCGAGTTAATTTCTCAGAATTAATAAATGAAAATGTAGAAAAGAATATTAAGATAACCACAACTAATAGTGGTAAAATTAATGCAATTAAATTAACAACATATACAATAATAACTGATGATATAATACTAGAACCAACACCAATGTTAAATCCACCACTACTAATACCAGTAGATGAAATAGATGTAACAGCTGGTGAAAAAATTATTATTAATATTAATTATGTAATGGGGGGTGGATTAAATAATATCCAAGCAAACATCAGAAGACTTAAGTAA
- a CDS encoding glycosyltransferase family 4 protein — protein MIGQVDILIFLITIIATAIFTSVVRRELLVADIRDNPIISEHRQKSGTPTMGGFGIILGVLLMALFLFDWHSSSYLLITVFMMVVAGLFGMFDDLLGFKVKEYQKVVRNDGTEPVHIGLLTLEPGEEARIASPKAKKDYNKIVEQEHKLTVIDEIPIKSETTEKEKILTQFVVACFIILPGVLPTNISGFEIGYLMIPLAICAIIGSINSINLIDGMDGLAAGIIAIASVASALYANIATGSVASLPFIVIAGASVGFLVLNHYPAKIFMGDTGSYALGTGYMVAALLGNSLIFSIIALAVPIVSVIISLLHRAHVITLPVEPLHHTLNYHGMSEQKIVLLYWGLTVVASIVALFIFGII, from the coding sequence GTGATTGGACAAGTAGATATACTAATTTTTCTAATAACAATCATTGCAACTGCAATTTTCACGTCAGTTGTTAGAAGGGAATTATTAGTAGCAGACATAAGAGATAATCCAATTATATCTGAACACAGACAGAAAAGTGGAACACCTACAATGGGTGGTTTTGGAATCATCTTAGGTGTACTTTTAATGGCATTATTTTTATTTGATTGGCATTCTTCCAGTTATTTGCTTATAACTGTGTTCATGATGGTAGTTGCAGGTTTATTCGGAATGTTTGATGATTTACTTGGTTTCAAGGTAAAAGAATATCAGAAAGTTGTCCGTAATGATGGAACTGAACCAGTTCACATAGGATTATTAACATTAGAACCAGGTGAAGAAGCTAGAATAGCATCACCTAAAGCTAAAAAAGATTATAATAAAATAGTAGAACAAGAACATAAACTCACAGTAATAGATGAAATACCTATTAAGAGTGAAACAACTGAAAAAGAAAAAATTCTAACTCAGTTTGTAGTTGCTTGTTTTATTATTTTACCAGGAGTATTACCAACTAATATTAGTGGGTTTGAAATTGGTTATTTAATGATTCCATTAGCAATATGTGCAATAATTGGTTCTATAAATTCAATTAATTTAATTGATGGAATGGATGGTTTAGCAGCAGGTATTATTGCTATAGCATCTGTAGCTTCCGCACTGTATGCTAATATTGCTACAGGCTCAGTTGCTTCATTACCATTTATTGTTATTGCAGGTGCTTCTGTTGGTTTCTTAGTATTAAATCATTATCCTGCAAAAATATTCATGGGCGATACAGGTTCATATGCTCTAGGAACAGGATATATGGTGGCTGCTTTACTTGGAAATTCTTTAATATTTTCCATTATTGCATTAGCTGTACCTATTGTATCTGTTATAATAAGTTTATTACATAGGGCACATGTTATTACATTACCAGTTGAACCATTACATCACACATTAAATTATCACGGAATGTCTGAACAAAAGATAGTATTACTATATTGGGGTCTTACAGTAGTAGCTTCAATTGTAGCATTATTCATATTTGGTATAATTTAG